The following coding sequences are from one Gossypium raimondii isolate GPD5lz chromosome 4, ASM2569854v1, whole genome shotgun sequence window:
- the LOC128040446 gene encoding uncharacterized protein LOC128040446 has product MEKIRRSCGFYFGIDVDSIGSRGGLCLAWRGNANISLQSFSNRHIDVIIEEEGEGVIWRFTGFYGSPYSYDREESWNLLRQLKNQGDDPWLVCGDFNEILYNFEKKGGLLREERRMETFRKALEDCRLVDLGFSGRRFTWERGNLPETNIQERLDRGVATEWWSDLFPNFLIQHLPHSFSDHCLLLIDTDHKVRRIVDQRFRFEAWWILEETFLDVTTSIWENSTGDLMQKLENLKRGLQRWSVQLQQNKRMTNEVLLSKLETLLNADRSEENLAEIIDTKIHLNLEIEKDESYWEQRARINWLKMRDRNTRGQHNFENILTSIKKCISEEDNVKLNARFTKEEIREALLGMGPTKAPGEDGFPALFFQKCWSIVGDDISSFCLQRLNEGRLISDNVLLAYEILHTLKRKRLGKKGFMAVRLDMSKAFDRVEGGLSSIMRLAQEENVLKGVKASRRGPAISHLLFADDCILFVEATDRGAHSLKQILQDYEISSGQRVNFEKSSVFFSSNTKESERRVVSQILGVRRANDFEQYLGLPSMPISGGKKDLIKEAFTGVLGRTYVY; this is encoded by the exons atggaaaaaattCGAAGAAGTTGTGGATTTTACTTTGGAATTGATGTGGATTCAATTGGATCTAGAGGAGGACTTTGCTTAGCATGGAGAGGGAACGCTAATATTTCACTTCAAAGTTTTTCAAATAGACATATTGATGTGATCATTGAGGAAGAAGGAGAGGGAGTCATATGGAGATTTACAGGTTTTTATGGTTCCCCTTATTCATATGATAGGGAGGAATCATGGAATCTGTTGCGACAATTAAAAAACCAGGGTGATGACCCATGGCTGGTTTGTGGGGATTTCAATGAAATCTTATATAACTTTGAGAAGAAAGGAGGCTTACTTagagaagaaagaagaatgGAAACATTTCGGAAGGCCTTAGAAGATTGCAGGTTAGTTGATTTGGGGTTTTCAGGTAGGAGATTTACGTGGGAGAGGGGAAATCTACCAGAAACTAATATCCAAGAAAGATTAGACAGAGGTGTGGCAACAGAATGGTGGAGTGATTTGTTTCCAAATTTTCTCATTCAACACCTCCCACATTCATTCTCAGACCATTGTCTACTTCTCATTGATACGGATCACAAAGTTAGAAGGATAGTAGATCAGAGGTTCAGGTTTGAAGCATGGTGGATTTTGGAAGAGACATTCTTGGATGTAACTACAAGTATTTGGGAAAATTCTACAGGAGACCTTATGCAGAAGCTGGAAAATTTAAAACGGGGTTTACAAAGGTGGAGTGTTCAGTTACAACAGAATAAAAGAATGACAAATGAGGTATTATTGTCAAAATTAGAAACGTTACTTAATGCGGACCGTAGTGAGGAGAACTTGGCTGAGATAATTGACACAAAAATCCATCTGAACCTAGAGATTGAGAAGGATGAAAGTTATTGGGAGCAGAGGGCCAGAATTAATTGGTTGAAAATGAGAGACAGAAATACAA GAGGGCAACACAACTTTGAGAACATCTTGACAAGTATTAAAAAGTGCATCTCTGAGGAAGATAATGTCAAACTGAATGCAAGGTTCACAAAGGAGGAAATTCGGGAAGCTCTTCTCGGAATGGGTCCTACAAAAGCTCCGGGAGAGGATGGTTTTCCAGCCTTATTCTTTCAAAAGTGTTGGTCAATTGTTGGAGATGACATCTCCAGTTTTTGTCTCCAAAGATTAAACGAAG GAAGGCTGATTTCTGATAATGTGTTACTTGCTTATGAAATTCTTCACACGTTGAAACGAAAGAGATTGGGGAAAAAAGGTTTCATGGCTGTAAGACTGGACATGAGTAAGGCATTCGATAGGGTCGAAGGGG GTCTTTCAAGTATTATGAGGTTAGCACAAGAGGAAAATGTTTTGAAAGGTGTTAAAGCAAGTCGAAGAGGGCCGGCTATCTCCCATTTATTATTTGCAGatgattgtattttgtttgttGAAGCTACGGATAGGGGAGCACATTCTTTAAAGCAGATACTGCAAGATTACGAGATAAGTTCTGGGCAACgtgtgaattttgaaaaatcatcggTTTTCTTCAGTTCTAATACAAAAGAAAGTGAAAGGCGTGTTGTTTCACAGATCCTTGGAGTTAGAAGAGCTAATGATTTTGAGCAATATCTGGGTCTTCCTAGTATG CCAATTTCTGGTGGCAAAAAAGATCTAATAAAAGAGGCATTCACTGGTGTGCTTGGAAGGACATATGTCTATTAA